In Rhodothermus bifroesti, a single genomic region encodes these proteins:
- the menC gene encoding o-succinylbenzoate synthase yields the protein MGANLNKACWHWLRFALPLRAPLPSGGRVRQGGVVIVEAEGMRGWGEVAPLPGLSLETLEEAEQALKACICRLPNQLPEHPELLAAVLKDVLRAVPASVRWGIELALAGWMAAWTGKRLDAWLAPSPLPVVAVNALIASEADPSALLALREAGYSVVKLKVGRQSLAADIQRVRQVRAVLGPKVEIRLDANRAWKLSEALAFAEAVADLHIAYLEEPVKNVEDLAAFAHRSPIPLALDETLAAFPEQPLANWAFARVVVLKPMCLGGVFCALERAREAQALGMQVVWSSAFESGVGTRGVLALAAASQSHAAAGLDPYRWLAADTVWPPLALGPIVSVPEVLGQKLTCNQRMLMHGFSA from the coding sequence ATGGGTGCTAACCTAAACAAGGCATGTTGGCACTGGCTTCGCTTTGCCTTGCCGCTTCGTGCGCCGTTGCCTTCTGGCGGGCGCGTGCGCCAAGGAGGGGTGGTCATTGTTGAGGCAGAAGGCATGAGAGGCTGGGGAGAAGTAGCCCCGCTTCCAGGTTTGAGTCTGGAAACGCTTGAAGAAGCCGAGCAAGCGCTTAAGGCTTGCATCTGCCGGTTGCCAAACCAGTTGCCTGAGCATCCGGAGTTGCTTGCTGCAGTGCTCAAAGACGTGCTGCGGGCCGTTCCGGCTTCAGTCCGCTGGGGCATTGAGCTTGCCCTGGCGGGATGGATGGCGGCTTGGACTGGAAAGCGGTTAGACGCCTGGCTTGCGCCATCGCCTTTGCCCGTGGTAGCGGTCAATGCCTTGATCGCTTCAGAGGCAGATCCTTCTGCTTTGCTTGCCCTGCGTGAGGCAGGCTATAGCGTGGTCAAGCTGAAAGTTGGACGCCAGTCGCTTGCAGCAGACATCCAAAGGGTGCGACAGGTTCGAGCTGTGCTAGGACCGAAGGTAGAGATTCGGCTAGATGCAAATCGCGCCTGGAAGCTTTCGGAAGCACTGGCCTTTGCTGAGGCCGTTGCTGATCTGCACATTGCTTATCTTGAAGAGCCTGTCAAAAACGTAGAAGACTTGGCTGCATTTGCGCACCGAAGCCCCATCCCTCTAGCCCTTGACGAAACGCTAGCGGCTTTTCCAGAGCAGCCCTTGGCTAACTGGGCTTTTGCACGCGTTGTGGTGCTCAAACCGATGTGTCTTGGTGGCGTGTTTTGCGCGCTTGAACGCGCACGCGAAGCGCAGGCCCTAGGCATGCAAGTCGTTTGGAGCAGTGCCTTTGAAAGTGGCGTTGGTACGCGTGGCGTGCTGGCATTGGCCGCTGCCTCCCAAAGCCATGCTGCGGCCGGACTTGACCCGTACCGGTGGCTTGCGGCCGATACCGTTTGGCCTCCTTTAGCGCTAGGGCCAATCGTGTCGGTCCCCGAAGTGTTGGGTCAAAAGTTAACGTGTAATCAACGCATGCTCATGCATGGCTTCTCCGCGTGA
- a CDS encoding 1,4-dihydroxy-2-naphthoate polyprenyltransferase, protein MRTLRESATSLPRWRVWILAARPKTLAASVAPVLMGSTMAWTDGGFHLPSALLALVGALLIQIGTNFANDYADFLKGADTAMRKGPLRVTAAGWVTPEAMRRATALTFALAVVAGLYLIWRGGWPVLAIGLLSILFGILYTSGRYALAYIGLGELFVLIFFGPVAVGGTYYVQTLSITKEVLVMGLAPGLIATGILLVNNVRDLEEDRHAGKRTPVVRFGRAFGVGLYACCLLGALALPVLWFWATWRHGGAMAVLALLPATVRAVRTLAEHTEAAVLNALLAGTGRLLLVYSVLFSIGWVLT, encoded by the coding sequence ATGCGTACGCTTAGGGAATCTGCCACTTCACTACCGCGCTGGCGCGTTTGGATACTGGCTGCACGGCCCAAAACGCTAGCGGCTTCTGTCGCACCTGTGCTCATGGGTTCGACCATGGCCTGGACCGATGGAGGATTTCACTTGCCTTCGGCACTGCTGGCGCTGGTTGGAGCCTTGCTGATTCAGATTGGGACAAACTTTGCCAACGACTATGCCGACTTTCTGAAAGGTGCCGACACAGCCATGCGGAAAGGTCCGCTGCGCGTTACCGCTGCAGGATGGGTAACGCCCGAAGCCATGCGGCGTGCTACGGCGCTGACGTTCGCATTAGCTGTGGTGGCTGGCCTTTACCTGATTTGGCGCGGAGGTTGGCCCGTGCTTGCCATCGGTTTACTTTCGATACTGTTCGGCATCCTGTACACCAGTGGCCGCTATGCGTTGGCTTATATAGGACTGGGGGAGCTTTTTGTATTGATTTTTTTTGGGCCTGTAGCCGTTGGCGGTACCTACTATGTGCAGACGCTCTCAATCACCAAGGAGGTGCTGGTTATGGGACTGGCGCCGGGACTGATAGCAACGGGCATTTTGCTGGTGAACAACGTACGAGATCTCGAAGAGGATCGGCATGCTGGAAAGCGCACACCAGTAGTCCGCTTTGGTCGAGCGTTTGGCGTTGGGCTGTATGCTTGTTGTCTTCTCGGAGCACTGGCATTGCCTGTTTTGTGGTTTTGGGCAACGTGGCGACATGGGGGTGCTATGGCTGTGCTCGCGCTGCTGCCTGCCACGGTGCGCGCTGTGCGCACGTTAGCTGAGCACACAGAGGCTGCGGTGCTCAATGCTTTACTGGCAGGAACTGGTCGCTTGCTCCTGGTCTACAGCGTCCTGTTTTCGATAGGATGGGTGCTAACCTAA
- the cynR gene encoding transcriptional regulator CynR codes for MDLRALRYFLAVAEEGHFTKAAERCFVSQPALSQQIRKLEEALGEVLVDRSTTPVRLTAAGEVVAAHARRMLAELEAMRVALDELQGLQRGNLVIGAVQTVQAYLIPQVVTLFVRQYPGVRLQVMALPADEVEAGVLEGRFQLGLGFVPPTREGLEASPLFEEELVLITPPTHPLAACHRASLLELKAVELVLLPTTYCTRRLWDRWARAAGLEPKVALEVNTIEGLLYLVRTLGLATVLPEWTLRIDAAQGLKAVRLPMPPPHRTVGMLHRQGAYRCRATQAFEEMLALWLAAARNGHAVRA; via the coding sequence ATGGATCTGCGCGCATTACGCTATTTTCTGGCGGTGGCTGAGGAAGGGCATTTTACGAAGGCAGCTGAGCGGTGCTTTGTATCGCAGCCGGCCTTGTCGCAGCAAATCCGTAAGCTGGAGGAGGCTTTGGGAGAGGTGCTGGTGGACCGATCGACAACGCCAGTGCGGCTTACGGCAGCGGGTGAAGTGGTCGCTGCGCATGCCCGGCGTATGCTGGCCGAGCTGGAGGCTATGCGTGTGGCTTTAGATGAGTTGCAGGGCTTGCAGCGCGGAAACCTGGTGATCGGTGCGGTGCAAACCGTGCAAGCCTACCTGATACCCCAAGTGGTCACTTTGTTTGTCCGGCAATACCCGGGCGTGCGGCTGCAAGTGATGGCGTTGCCCGCTGATGAGGTAGAAGCGGGCGTGCTTGAAGGACGCTTTCAGCTTGGGCTGGGTTTTGTGCCGCCAACCCGTGAAGGGCTGGAGGCAAGCCCTCTTTTTGAGGAGGAGTTGGTGCTGATTACACCGCCAACGCATCCCTTGGCTGCGTGCCATAGGGCTTCCTTGCTCGAACTGAAAGCCGTTGAGCTGGTACTGTTGCCCACCACGTACTGCACGCGAAGGCTTTGGGATCGCTGGGCGCGGGCTGCAGGGCTGGAGCCCAAAGTGGCGCTAGAGGTGAATACGATCGAGGGGCTGCTTTACCTGGTGCGGACGTTAGGGTTGGCCACTGTGCTGCCCGAGTGGACGCTGCGCATCGATGCTGCCCAGGGCCTTAAGGCTGTGCGTCTACCTATGCCGCCGCCGCACCGAACGGTGGGTATGCTGCATCGCCAGGGAGCCTATCGTTGCCGGGCTACGCAGGCTTTTGAGGAAATGCTGGCCCTCTGGCTGGCTGCGGCGCGGAACGGGCATGCTGTTCGGGCGTGA
- a CDS encoding protoglobin domain-containing protein, which yields MMTRGIPGYTYGAPSVARTPLSLKEFEQLKQTVLFTDEDMRYLRMAGEVLKDQIDDVLDLWYGFVGSHPHLIYYFQGPEGQPLQEYLARVRSRFGQWILDTCQRPYDQDWLNYQMEIGLRHHRTKKNQTDSVLAPPHIPLRYMIAFIVPITLTIRDFLARKGHAPEDVEKMHQAWFKSITLQVVLWSYPYAREGDF from the coding sequence ATGATGACCCGAGGGATTCCCGGCTATACTTATGGTGCCCCAAGCGTAGCGCGCACGCCGCTTTCTTTAAAGGAATTTGAGCAGCTCAAACAGACAGTGCTTTTCACTGACGAGGATATGCGCTACCTTCGGATGGCTGGTGAGGTGCTTAAAGACCAGATTGACGATGTGTTAGACCTTTGGTATGGCTTTGTAGGCAGCCATCCCCATCTGATCTATTACTTTCAGGGGCCAGAGGGTCAGCCTCTTCAGGAGTACCTTGCCCGCGTACGCAGCCGTTTTGGTCAATGGATTTTGGACACTTGTCAACGGCCTTACGATCAGGATTGGCTCAACTATCAGATGGAGATTGGTTTGCGTCATCATCGAACGAAAAAAAACCAGACCGATAGCGTTTTGGCCCCACCGCATATTCCGCTACGTTACATGATTGCCTTTATCGTACCCATTACATTGACGATTCGGGATTTTTTAGCCCGTAAGGGCCATGCGCCTGAAGACGTTGAAAAGATGCATCAGGCGTGGTTTAAGTCCATTACGCTCCAGGTTGTACTTTGGAGCTATCCTTATGCTCGGGAGGGTGATTTTTAG
- a CDS encoding xanthine dehydrogenase family protein molybdopterin-binding subunit: protein MSGHDLQPLKLSRRDFLKVGVAATGGLLISGLWPHLGEAGSEAAAELNPYVQIDPDSTVRIFIPMSEMGQGVRTSLAMLVAEELDIDWQQIRVEQAPLDARYGVQITGGSSSVRTRWRVMREAGAMARALLVEAAARRWGVDPARCRTEHGQVYHPNGTDVLPYGALAAEAASLEPPQSVRLKDPASFRLIGRSQPGVDVPDIVTGRATYGIDVRLPGMLVASIEHCPYINGRLLRYDDTAARQVPGVRTVVEVPAVGSGVHRVRPGVAVIAENTWAALRGRQALRIEWEAGETAQHSSATYQEHMLALVAEPGRVVGERGSVEAALAQGAQRLEATYVLPFLAHAPMEPINATAHVEGDRCTVWAPVQTPGWAANGIAQVLGIPERNVRVLVTLLGGGFGRRLMVDYAVEAALLSKAAGAPVQVVWTREDDLQFDFYRPMAVHRIQAALDAQGKPLAWHHRLVSTSIQASLEGPDTPNPHRSEVGGADLLPYRVPNWRLEYRPFHSPLPRGWWRSVEHTHTAFAVESFIDELAAAAKRDPLAYRLELFDMEARSHEGGWAPPYEPARLRRVLELAAEKAGWGRSLPEGHGLGIACHWAFASYAAEVIEASVESNGQVRVHRVVAVLDCGRVVNPSGAEAQVVSGVLDGLWTALKAEVLLEGGRIVSSNFDTYPLLRQSEVPPQIEVHFVESDRDPTGLGEPPVPPVAPALANALYAATGRRIRQLPIRPEQLQG, encoded by the coding sequence ATGAGCGGCCATGATCTGCAACCCTTGAAGCTCAGCCGTCGGGACTTTTTAAAGGTTGGGGTGGCGGCTACGGGAGGCTTGCTCATTAGCGGCCTATGGCCTCACCTAGGAGAAGCAGGAAGCGAAGCCGCCGCGGAGCTTAATCCTTATGTGCAGATTGACCCCGACAGCACGGTACGGATCTTCATCCCAATGTCTGAAATGGGCCAGGGAGTGCGCACCTCGCTGGCCATGTTGGTAGCTGAAGAACTCGACATCGACTGGCAGCAGATCCGTGTCGAGCAAGCACCCCTTGATGCACGCTACGGCGTGCAGATTACGGGGGGCAGCTCGAGCGTGCGTACCCGTTGGCGGGTGATGCGCGAAGCAGGCGCAATGGCGCGGGCGCTGCTGGTTGAAGCAGCTGCTCGGCGCTGGGGGGTAGATCCGGCACGTTGTCGTACCGAGCACGGGCAGGTTTATCATCCTAACGGCACCGATGTGCTCCCTTATGGTGCCCTTGCGGCCGAGGCAGCTTCTCTGGAACCGCCCCAGTCGGTGCGCCTCAAAGATCCAGCTAGCTTTCGGCTCATTGGCCGTTCCCAGCCTGGCGTGGATGTGCCCGATATCGTCACCGGACGGGCTACCTACGGGATCGATGTGCGCCTTCCCGGAATGCTTGTGGCCAGCATCGAACACTGCCCCTACATTAACGGAAGACTGCTGCGCTACGACGACACGGCTGCCCGCCAGGTGCCTGGCGTGCGGACAGTCGTGGAAGTGCCAGCTGTGGGGAGTGGGGTGCACCGCGTGCGACCCGGTGTGGCCGTAATCGCCGAGAACACCTGGGCTGCCTTGCGAGGCCGACAGGCGCTGCGCATCGAGTGGGAAGCAGGGGAAACCGCGCAGCACAGCTCGGCAACTTACCAAGAGCACATGTTGGCCCTGGTTGCCGAGCCCGGACGGGTTGTCGGGGAACGGGGATCGGTGGAAGCGGCACTGGCACAAGGGGCGCAGCGGCTAGAGGCGACCTATGTGCTGCCGTTTCTGGCCCATGCCCCTATGGAACCCATAAATGCAACGGCACATGTTGAAGGCGACCGGTGCACAGTATGGGCACCAGTACAGACACCAGGCTGGGCAGCTAACGGAATCGCTCAGGTACTGGGCATTCCAGAGCGCAACGTGCGCGTCCTAGTCACGCTCCTGGGGGGCGGCTTTGGCCGACGGCTCATGGTCGATTATGCGGTGGAAGCCGCGCTGCTCTCGAAGGCTGCAGGCGCACCCGTACAGGTGGTTTGGACACGCGAAGACGACCTGCAGTTCGATTTTTACCGACCTATGGCCGTGCATCGCATTCAAGCTGCACTCGATGCCCAAGGTAAACCGCTTGCCTGGCATCACCGCCTGGTGTCTACCTCAATTCAAGCCTCGCTCGAGGGTCCCGATACGCCCAACCCGCATCGCTCGGAAGTTGGTGGCGCAGATCTGTTGCCATATCGCGTACCCAACTGGCGACTCGAATATCGTCCCTTCCATAGCCCGCTACCGCGTGGTTGGTGGCGGTCGGTCGAACATACACATACAGCCTTTGCTGTCGAAAGCTTTATCGACGAGCTGGCAGCAGCTGCCAAACGCGACCCTCTGGCGTATCGGCTAGAGCTGTTCGATATGGAAGCCCGTAGTCACGAAGGCGGGTGGGCACCCCCTTATGAGCCAGCGCGGCTACGTCGCGTGCTAGAACTGGCTGCCGAAAAGGCTGGCTGGGGACGTTCCCTGCCTGAGGGCCATGGCCTTGGCATCGCCTGCCACTGGGCCTTTGCAAGCTACGCCGCTGAAGTGATCGAAGCTTCAGTAGAAAGCAATGGACAGGTACGCGTACACCGCGTCGTGGCCGTGCTCGACTGCGGTCGCGTGGTCAATCCCAGCGGCGCTGAAGCCCAGGTGGTCAGCGGAGTTCTCGACGGCCTGTGGACAGCCCTGAAAGCCGAAGTTTTGCTGGAAGGCGGCCGGATCGTGTCGTCGAACTTCGATACCTATCCGCTGCTGCGCCAAAGCGAGGTTCCGCCGCAAATTGAGGTCCACTTTGTGGAAAGTGACCGCGATCCAACCGGACTAGGCGAACCGCCTGTACCCCCTGTGGCTCCAGCACTGGCCAACGCCCTGTATGCCGCCACTGGCCGCCGCATCCGGCAGCTTCCCATACGTCCTGAGCAGCTACAAGGCTAA
- a CDS encoding (2Fe-2S)-binding protein, producing MARFELIVNHTRHTVDVPPDMPLLWVLRDVLGLTGTKYGCGKALCGACTVHLSGTPVRSCVLPVSAVVGQPVTTIEGLDPQGNHPLQQAWRELNVPQCGYCQAGQLMTAAALLRQNPNPTDEEIIAAMGGNLCRCGTYHRIRQAIHRAAALMRQEGAP from the coding sequence ATGGCGCGCTTTGAGCTCATTGTCAACCATACGCGGCACACGGTCGATGTACCGCCCGATATGCCGCTGCTTTGGGTGCTGCGCGATGTGCTAGGGCTTACGGGCACAAAATACGGATGTGGCAAGGCGCTTTGTGGGGCGTGTACCGTGCATTTGAGCGGCACCCCAGTGCGTTCGTGCGTGTTGCCTGTTTCGGCAGTGGTTGGCCAACCGGTTACGACCATTGAGGGGCTGGACCCGCAAGGAAATCATCCCTTGCAACAGGCCTGGCGCGAGCTGAACGTGCCCCAGTGTGGCTATTGTCAGGCTGGGCAGCTGATGACGGCGGCCGCGTTGCTCCGCCAGAACCCAAACCCCACCGATGAAGAGATTATCGCTGCAATGGGCGGCAATTTGTGCCGTTGCGGTACGTATCACCGCATCCGACAGGCCATTCATCGCGCCGCGGCTCTAATGCGGCAGGAGGGTGCACCATGA
- a CDS encoding MBL fold metallo-hydrolase: MNRRSFLQQTLAAALLPLLSPKHLSWQENPFRLLRRNVGLFTGRGGTIGWLATADALIVVDAQFPDTATQCWEGLHERTGRTIDALINTHHHRDHTAGNAAFKPHTRQIIAHHNVPELQREAAQRQGTLEAQVYADRTFDTSLTLEAGDERVHVVYYGPAHTGGDAIIHFENANVVHVGDLVFNRMPGFIDLPGGATTEGWMAALERLYQTYTDETLFIFGHGNPKYGVTGGRADLLVMRDFLEGLRRYVAEGIRAGKSVEALAATDRIPGFPEHYLDSWPQALPMAIQAVYQELGGL; this comes from the coding sequence ATGAACCGCCGCTCTTTTCTCCAGCAGACCCTGGCCGCAGCGCTGTTGCCCCTCCTTTCGCCCAAGCACTTAAGCTGGCAAGAAAATCCGTTTCGCCTATTGCGACGTAATGTAGGCCTTTTTACAGGGCGTGGCGGTACGATTGGCTGGTTGGCGACCGCGGATGCGCTGATTGTCGTCGATGCCCAGTTTCCTGACACGGCCACGCAATGCTGGGAAGGACTGCACGAGCGCACCGGACGCACCATCGACGCCTTGATCAACACGCATCACCACAGAGATCACACGGCTGGTAATGCGGCCTTTAAACCCCATACCCGGCAAATTATTGCACACCATAACGTTCCTGAACTGCAGCGGGAAGCAGCTCAGCGCCAGGGCACCCTTGAAGCCCAAGTATACGCTGACCGCACGTTTGACACCTCACTCACGCTTGAAGCTGGCGACGAGCGCGTGCACGTCGTCTACTACGGTCCAGCCCATACCGGTGGGGATGCGATCATTCACTTTGAAAACGCCAACGTTGTACACGTAGGCGATTTGGTTTTTAACCGTATGCCTGGCTTCATTGACCTGCCTGGAGGAGCGACGACCGAAGGCTGGATGGCTGCGCTTGAGCGCCTGTACCAGACCTATACGGACGAGACGTTGTTCATTTTCGGACATGGCAATCCGAAGTACGGCGTGACGGGCGGCCGTGCCGATCTGCTGGTGATGCGCGACTTTTTGGAAGGGCTGCGGCGCTACGTAGCTGAAGGCATTCGTGCCGGCAAGTCAGTTGAAGCCCTGGCGGCTACCGATCGGATCCCGGGGTTTCCAGAGCATTACCTAGACAGCTGGCCTCAAGCTCTTCCGATGGCCATTCAGGCGGTTTATCAGGAGCTTGGCGGGCTGTAA
- the menD gene encoding 2-succinyl-5-enolpyruvyl-6-hydroxy-3-cyclohexene-1-carboxylic-acid synthase yields MSCDARNQQQWADRLIDELVRCGVELFCLAPGSRSTPLVMAIARHPQAKAVMHYDERGAAFLALGYGRATGQPAAWVTTSGTAVANGFPAVVEASQDEVPLLLLTADRPPELRDTGANQTIDQVKLFGTYVRWQFELPVPDADLDLHFLQTTIDQAVYRSRRSPAGPVHLNCPFREPLVPEPEQLERSITAASHVPYTYYAMPVTAPDPEMVDHLAGLFRSVSQGLLIAGRLRRAEAAAALQQLAWQLGWPLLPDITSGLRLAPSGFPQVPFYELLLYDPLRAAEVLKPEVVVHLGGRFVSKRLAQFLKAARPRCYVHVHDSPVRLDPDHQVTHRLEADVTLFCQQLAEALPPAHPPSAWAQHWHAANEALQATLEVQFQQEMLLEEPDVAWHLGRWLPPSHGLVLASSLPVRLMQAWSALPTAPPPVAANRGASGIDGTVATAAGFSIGLARPVTLLIGDLALLHDLNSLALLREQPVVVIVLNNNGGGIFSFLPIARHTEVFEPFFGTPHGLRFEHAAALFGLSYAAPQTLAQLEQAYTEACANATPTLIEVCTKRARTILRWQKLEAALQPVRQAFYSPPSS; encoded by the coding sequence TTGAGCTGCGACGCTCGTAATCAACAGCAATGGGCTGACCGCCTGATTGATGAGCTGGTGCGCTGTGGCGTCGAGCTGTTTTGCCTGGCGCCCGGCTCACGCTCTACACCCCTGGTCATGGCCATTGCACGGCATCCGCAGGCCAAAGCCGTGATGCATTACGACGAGCGCGGGGCAGCCTTCCTCGCTCTGGGCTACGGACGCGCCACTGGCCAACCGGCCGCATGGGTTACTACGTCGGGCACGGCCGTGGCCAACGGTTTCCCTGCGGTTGTCGAGGCAAGCCAGGACGAAGTCCCGCTGCTGCTTTTAACCGCCGATCGGCCCCCAGAGCTACGTGATACTGGAGCCAACCAGACCATCGACCAGGTCAAGCTTTTTGGAACCTACGTGCGTTGGCAATTCGAGCTTCCTGTGCCAGATGCCGATCTTGACCTGCACTTTTTACAGACGACCATCGATCAAGCCGTCTACCGCAGTCGCCGCAGCCCAGCCGGACCCGTCCATTTGAACTGTCCGTTTCGGGAACCATTGGTACCAGAGCCCGAGCAGCTAGAGCGTTCGATCACGGCGGCTTCCCATGTACCCTATACGTACTACGCCATGCCGGTCACTGCACCTGATCCGGAAATGGTGGATCACTTGGCCGGTCTGTTCCGAAGCGTGTCCCAAGGACTCCTGATCGCAGGCCGACTGCGCAGGGCTGAGGCTGCAGCTGCTCTGCAGCAACTGGCGTGGCAGCTGGGCTGGCCGCTACTACCCGACATCACTTCAGGACTTCGGCTAGCCCCAAGCGGGTTCCCACAAGTGCCCTTCTACGAACTGCTGCTTTATGACCCCCTACGGGCCGCCGAAGTCCTGAAACCCGAGGTCGTCGTGCACCTGGGCGGTCGTTTTGTCTCCAAACGCCTGGCACAGTTTCTGAAAGCGGCACGTCCACGTTGTTACGTTCATGTGCACGACAGTCCCGTGCGGCTCGATCCTGATCACCAAGTAACGCATCGCCTGGAGGCCGATGTAACCTTGTTTTGCCAGCAGCTCGCTGAAGCCTTGCCCCCTGCACACCCCCCTTCGGCCTGGGCGCAACACTGGCATGCCGCCAATGAGGCCCTGCAAGCTACCCTTGAAGTGCAGTTTCAGCAGGAGATGCTGCTTGAAGAGCCAGACGTTGCCTGGCATTTGGGGCGTTGGCTACCCCCTAGCCATGGCTTGGTGCTTGCCAGCAGTTTGCCCGTACGGCTTATGCAAGCCTGGAGTGCTTTGCCTACAGCGCCACCGCCCGTGGCAGCCAACCGCGGTGCTAGTGGTATCGATGGCACCGTAGCTACAGCCGCCGGCTTTAGCATAGGACTCGCGCGACCGGTCACGCTGCTCATTGGCGATTTGGCACTGCTGCACGACCTCAATAGCCTAGCCCTGCTGCGCGAGCAGCCTGTTGTCGTGATCGTACTGAACAACAACGGCGGTGGCATTTTTTCGTTTTTGCCTATTGCTCGGCATACCGAAGTGTTTGAGCCGTTTTTTGGCACACCGCACGGCCTGCGCTTTGAACATGCCGCAGCGCTGTTTGGGCTTTCCTATGCTGCACCTCAGACGCTTGCTCAGCTGGAACAAGCGTACACCGAAGCATGCGCCAACGCGACACCCACACTCATTGAGGTGTGTACCAAGCGCGCACGTACAATTTTGCGCTGGCAAAAATTGGAAGCGGCACTGCAACCGGTGCGACAAGCGTTTTACAGCCCGCCAAGCTCCTGA
- a CDS encoding isochorismate synthase — protein sequence MPDQLPRALEDRMHRLLRRSAEDRIVRLLFQLPSIDPLHWLAAQTLPVQFYWADRDRTLTVAAVGTLEQYEGMGIEPVRALEKRLHQADVGVRFFGGGCFDVQAARAAYWLPFGPWRFWLPRFELWRQGSRCWLACNLIPARDRDAEALSGSLSWPETLPAAPLPLPLDRIDLPDYRGWAHNVQQALKAFQQGKLEKVVLARQVCFTFGEPLDSLTLMQRLEEATPGCFHFYYQPEVGKAFLGASPERLFRRAEGQVWTEAVAGTRPRGQTEADDARLAAELLESEKDRREQYYVQQSILEELRPWCQTLEVDTQLSEMTLARGRHLYTGIRGRLHAQVPTATLLEVLHPTPAVGGYPRQEALAAIRDWEPFDRGWYAGPIGWIGAETAEFAVAIRSGLVDGTRLYLYSGAGIVEGSVPELEWAEIEHKISDFVNVLGLELRRS from the coding sequence ATGCCCGATCAGTTGCCACGCGCGCTGGAAGACCGCATGCACCGCTTGCTGCGCCGGTCTGCTGAAGATCGCATTGTGCGGCTGCTTTTCCAGCTGCCTTCCATAGACCCGCTGCATTGGCTGGCCGCACAGACCCTGCCGGTGCAGTTTTATTGGGCAGACCGAGACCGTACGCTTACAGTTGCCGCTGTAGGCACACTTGAGCAGTATGAAGGCATGGGCATCGAACCGGTGCGCGCTTTGGAAAAGCGCCTGCACCAGGCTGATGTGGGCGTGCGTTTCTTTGGAGGTGGCTGCTTCGATGTCCAAGCTGCGCGTGCCGCTTACTGGCTGCCTTTTGGGCCATGGCGGTTCTGGCTTCCTCGCTTTGAACTATGGCGGCAAGGAAGCCGCTGCTGGCTGGCGTGTAATTTGATTCCCGCACGCGATCGGGATGCCGAAGCGCTGTCGGGTAGCTTATCTTGGCCTGAAACACTACCGGCCGCACCCCTACCGCTGCCACTGGACCGCATCGATTTGCCCGACTATAGGGGGTGGGCGCACAACGTGCAGCAAGCCCTGAAAGCTTTTCAGCAGGGTAAACTGGAAAAAGTCGTGTTAGCACGCCAAGTATGCTTTACGTTTGGCGAGCCGCTCGACAGCCTAACACTTATGCAACGCCTTGAGGAGGCTACACCTGGCTGTTTTCATTTTTACTATCAACCTGAGGTCGGCAAAGCTTTCTTGGGCGCTTCACCCGAGCGACTATTTCGCCGAGCCGAGGGACAGGTATGGACCGAAGCCGTAGCTGGCACGCGACCCCGCGGCCAAACCGAAGCCGACGATGCCCGCCTGGCTGCCGAGCTGCTGGAAAGCGAAAAAGATCGACGTGAGCAATACTATGTGCAACAGAGCATCCTCGAAGAGCTGCGTCCTTGGTGCCAAACGCTGGAAGTAGACACGCAGCTCTCTGAAATGACGCTAGCCCGCGGCCGTCACCTGTACACCGGTATTCGCGGCCGGCTGCATGCGCAGGTGCCGACAGCAACCTTGCTGGAAGTGCTGCACCCCACTCCCGCCGTGGGAGGATACCCACGACAAGAAGCCCTGGCGGCCATCCGTGACTGGGAGCCGTTCGACCGCGGCTGGTATGCCGGTCCGATCGGCTGGATCGGCGCCGAAACGGCCGAGTTTGCTGTGGCGATTCGCTCTGGTCTGGTCGATGGGACCCGGCTATATCTGTACTCAGGGGCTGGCATTGTCGAAGGTTCGGTGCCAGAGCTGGAGTGGGCTGAAATTGAACACAAAATCAGTGACTTTGTGAACGTACTAGGCCTTGAGCTGCGACGCTCGTAA